ATTAACGTATATAGTTTGTTTTTATTCTTGGCTCTATCTTAGGTAAGTTTATTCCGGCAGTTTTTCCAGCCTCTATGCTCTTTAAAAGCCATGCCATGTTTTTGCCAAGAGTTCTCATGTTTTGAAGACCCTCAAGATCCTGTTTTACTTCATCTGGTGTATTACCATGTACCATATTCCAGTATTGAGCTGATACTATAGGCATATTAGCAAAAGTGAAATACTTATTTAATTGATCAAAAGCAGCGGTAGCACCACCACGTCTACAGCTTACAACAGCAGCACCTGGCTTGAATGCAAGGCTATTACCACCAGCATAGAAGAATCTATCAAGAAAAGAAGTAATTGAACCAGAAGCAGCAGCATAGTGTACTGGTGAACCAAATATAAACCCATCTGCATTTTGTGCCTTCTCAAGACCGGCATTTAAAGTATCATCATCAAAGACGCATTTAAAAGAAGCTTGCTTTGAACAACCACCACAGCCGATGCAGCCTCTTATAGCATCAGTTCCTATATGGAAAATTTCTGTTTCTATATTTTCTTCCTCTAAAGCTTTTGCCACCTCACTTAAAGCAGTGTAAGTACAGCCATTAGCATGTGGACTTCCATTTATAAGTAATACTTTCATTACAAATACCTCCCAATAAAAAAATGTATATAACAATAATAGCATATTTTATAAGTCAAGTTTTGCTAAATTAAGTACGAAAAATATTAACGATATATAAAAAAATATTGATGTATTTGTTAAGAATCACATAATTCCTTTTATGGCACTAGAAAATGTAGTATCATTTGAATGAGTACAAGTATATAATAATTAAGTCGGGATAGGTTAAGTTGAGGGAGGATAATTAATTATGGCACACGTTGAAGAGGCCGATTATATTGAGAGAGATGATATTGAGGAAAAGATAGAAGAAATGCAAGAACTAATAATGAAGTACAGTGCGGCTATAAAGGAAGTTAAAACAAAACTTGAAATTTTAGATAATGAATTTAAGGTTAAAAGAAAAAGAAATCCTATAGAATATATGAAGGATAGAGTTAAAGATCCTAAAAGTATAATGGATAAGCTTGAGCGCAAAGGGCTTGAGCTTAGCTTTAATTCAGCAAAAGATAATTTAAATGATATAGCAGGTGTAAGGGTTGTCTGCTCTTTTGTAAGTGATATATATGAAATTGCCAACATGCTTAAAAGGCAGGATGACATAAAACTCATAAATGAAAAGGATTATATAAAAAATCCAAAATCAAATGGATATAGAAGTTTTCATATGATTTTAGAGGTTCCTATATTTTTTTCTGATCATGTAGAGCCAGTTAGGGTAGAGGTTCAAGTGCGAACTATTGCCATGGATTTTTGGGCAAGTTTAGAACATAAGCTTTACTATAAAACACTAGGAAGAGATGCTGAGGCTATAAGGTTTGAACTAAAAGAATGTGCAGATGTAATATGCCAGACGGATATGAAAATGCAAAACATACAAAAAGAGGTAGAAAAATTAGTTTGAAAAATGGTGCAGCTTCCTATAAACTAGTATTAATAAGTTATTTTATTAATGGAGATTTTGGAGGTCAAAGTGAGTATTTTAAATGTCAAAAATGTAAACCATGGCTTTGGTGATAGAGCTATTTTTGAAGATGTGTCGTTTAGGCTTTTAAAAGGGGAACATGTTGGACTAATTGGTGCAAATGGTGAAGGTAAATCCACTTTTATGAGTATAATAACAGGAAAACTTATGCCAGACGAAGGAGTAATTGAATGGTCTAACAATGTCAGAGTTGGATATATGGACCAGCATGCAAGCCTTCAAAAGGGAAAAACTATAAAGGATGTATTAAAGGATGCCTTTAAATATCTCTTTGATATGGAAGCAAAGATGATGGAAATTACCGATAAAATGGCAGAGGCATCAGAGGACGAGCTTCAAAAGTTATTAGATGAAATGGGAACTATACAAGATACCTTAGATAACAATGATTTCTATGTTATAGATGTTAAAATAGAAGAGATTGCTAAGGGACTTGGAATTACAGATATAGGACTTGATAAAGATGTAGCAGATTTAAGTGGTGGTCAGAGAACAAAAGTGCTTCTTGCTAAGCTTTTACTAGAGAAACCAGATATACTTTTGTTAGATGAGCCTACGAACTATCTTGATGAAGTTCATATTGAATGGCTTAAAAGATTTTTAAATGATTTTGAGAATGCTTTTATTTTAATATCTCATGATATACCATTTTTAAACTCTGTTATTAATGTAATATATCATATTGATAACAGGAAGTTAACTAGGTATGCAGGAGATTATGATAACTTCATGAGAGTTTATGAAGCAAATAAAAAGCAGGTTGAAGCAGCTTATGAAAGGCAACAGCAGGAAATTGCAAAGTTAAAGGATTTTGTTGCTAGAAATAAGGCAAGAGTTGCTACAACAGGAATGGCTAGAGCAAGACAAAAGCAGCTGGATAAGATGGATATAATAGAGAAGTCTCAAGAAAAACCAAAACCAGAGTTTAATTTTAAAACTGCTAGAACCTCAGGGAAGCTGATTTTTGAGACTAAGGATTTAGTGGTGGGGTATGATACTCCTCTTTCAAAGCCTTTGAATCTTACTATGGAAAGAGGACAAAAAATAGCTTTAGTAGGAGCAAATGGTTTAGGAAAAACAACTCTTTTAAAGAGCTTACTTGGAAAAATTAAACCTATATCTGGTTCGGTTGAACTTGGTGATTATCAGTACATAGGATATTTTGAACAAGAAATTAAAGAAGCAAACTACAAGACCTGTATTGAAGAGGTTTGGGAGGAGTTTCCAGCGTACACTCAATATGAAGTCAGAGCAGCACTAGCAAAGTGTGGACTTACAACTAAGCATATAGAAAGCAAAGTTATGGTTTTAAGTGGAGGAGAGCAGGCAAAGGTAAGACTTTGTAAGCTTATAAACAATGAAACCAATATATTAATACTAGACGAACCTACAAATCACTTGGATGTAGATGCAAAGGATGAACTTAAAAGAGCACTTAAGGAGTATAAAGGAAGTATTCTTTTAGTTTGCCATGAGCCTGAATTCTACAGAGATGTGGTTACAGATGTTTGGAATTGTGAAGAGTGGACTACAAAGATAGTGTAAAAAAGTTTTGAATATGTATTAGTAAATAGAAAAAGAGCTATGCAGGGTGAGAATTTTGCATAGCTCTTTTAATTACAAAGCGAATATACTCTTAAACTCCTCTATTAACCCATCTAGTAAATATTGTAGCTTTTCTAAACCATAATAGATTAATTACTAAAAGTAGAGCACTGCCAGCTAAAACTTGCAGAGGGTATGTCCACAAACTTTGGGCAGGTATTATTGCTGGTAACAAAGAAAGAGCGGCGGCAGGTGGTAATGAAAATCTTAAAAGGTGAAAAATAAGTAAAACACAACTCACAGATAAACAAGCTGAAAGCCAAATAGGTAAATGTAATAAGTCACAGATAAGGTATAACCACATTACGCCTAAAAAAGCTGATAGCACTGGTAATATAAATACTA
The Clostridium felsineum DSM 794 DNA segment above includes these coding regions:
- a CDS encoding flavodoxin family protein, which translates into the protein MKVLLINGSPHANGCTYTALSEVAKALEEENIETEIFHIGTDAIRGCIGCGGCSKQASFKCVFDDDTLNAGLEKAQNADGFIFGSPVHYAAASGSITSFLDRFFYAGGNSLAFKPGAAVVSCRRGGATAAFDQLNKYFTFANMPIVSAQYWNMVHGNTPDEVKQDLEGLQNMRTLGKNMAWLLKSIEAGKTAGINLPKIEPRIKTNYIR
- a CDS encoding GTP pyrophosphokinase — encoded protein: MAHVEEADYIERDDIEEKIEEMQELIMKYSAAIKEVKTKLEILDNEFKVKRKRNPIEYMKDRVKDPKSIMDKLERKGLELSFNSAKDNLNDIAGVRVVCSFVSDIYEIANMLKRQDDIKLINEKDYIKNPKSNGYRSFHMILEVPIFFSDHVEPVRVEVQVRTIAMDFWASLEHKLYYKTLGRDAEAIRFELKECADVICQTDMKMQNIQKEVEKLV
- a CDS encoding ABC-F family ATP-binding cassette domain-containing protein, whose amino-acid sequence is MSILNVKNVNHGFGDRAIFEDVSFRLLKGEHVGLIGANGEGKSTFMSIITGKLMPDEGVIEWSNNVRVGYMDQHASLQKGKTIKDVLKDAFKYLFDMEAKMMEITDKMAEASEDELQKLLDEMGTIQDTLDNNDFYVIDVKIEEIAKGLGITDIGLDKDVADLSGGQRTKVLLAKLLLEKPDILLLDEPTNYLDEVHIEWLKRFLNDFENAFILISHDIPFLNSVINVIYHIDNRKLTRYAGDYDNFMRVYEANKKQVEAAYERQQQEIAKLKDFVARNKARVATTGMARARQKQLDKMDIIEKSQEKPKPEFNFKTARTSGKLIFETKDLVVGYDTPLSKPLNLTMERGQKIALVGANGLGKTTLLKSLLGKIKPISGSVELGDYQYIGYFEQEIKEANYKTCIEEVWEEFPAYTQYEVRAALAKCGLTTKHIESKVMVLSGGEQAKVRLCKLINNETNILILDEPTNHLDVDAKDELKRALKEYKGSILLVCHEPEFYRDVVTDVWNCEEWTTKIV